From Spea bombifrons isolate aSpeBom1 chromosome 6, aSpeBom1.2.pri, whole genome shotgun sequence, a single genomic window includes:
- the LOC128499921 gene encoding secreted frizzled-related protein 5-like, with protein MYVDFLGSSRCTRIPRHMALCYDIGYSEMRIPNLLEHESMAEVIQQSTSWLPLLARECHPDARIFLCSLFAPVCLDRFIYPCRSLCEAVRDSCAPIMACYGYPWPEILKCENFPIDHGMCISPITNGTSSSRRMPRASCRDCELEEASTAKEILDTFCANDFTAKVRITKKNLTSPVLSDFDMDAKLEILKHGPLAKADIFPMLQQWLELDATCVQNIMRGTRSGTYVISGNIQDDKVVVNNAYAWQKRNKNLQHAVRKWKHHKCRS; from the exons ATGTACGTGGACTTCTTGGGTTCTTCAAGGTGCACGCGGATTCCCAGACACATGGCTCTGTGCTATGACATCGGATATTCAGAAATGCGGATCCCCAACTTGTTGGAACACGAGTCGATGGCGGAGGTGATTCAGCAATCCACCAGCTGGCTGCCCCTACTAGCGAGAGAGTGCCACCCCGACGCACGCATCTTCCTCTGCTCCCTCTTTGCGCCAGTCTGCCTGGACAG GTTCATCTACCCGTGCCGGAGCCTGTGCGAGGCAGTGAGGGACAGCTGCGCCCCAATCATGGCCTGCTATGGGTACCCGTGGCCCGAGATACTGAAGTGTGAGAACTTCCCCATCGACCACGGCATGTGCATCTCACCGATCACCAACGGCACGAGTTCCAGCCGCAGAA TGCCCAGAGCCAGCTGCAGAGACTGCGAGCTAGAAGAAGCGAGCACCGCCAAGGAGATCCTGGATACCTTCTGCGCCAACGACTTCA CTGCCAAGGTCCGCATCACCAAGAAAAACCTGACTTCTCCAGTGCTGTCCGACTTCGACATGGATGCCAAGCTGGAAATACTGAAACATGGCCCCCTGGCCAAAGCGGATATATTCCCGATGCTCCAGCAATGGCTGGAACTCGATGCCACCTGCGTGCAGAACATCATGCGGGGAACCCGGAGCGGCACTTACGTCATCAGCGGAAATATCCAAGACGACAAGGTGGTTGTGAATAACGCCTACGCCTGGCAGAAAAGGAACAAGAACCTCCAGCACGCGGTGAGGAAATGGAAGCATCACAAGTGCAGGTCCTAA
- the ARIH2 gene encoding E3 ubiquitin-protein ligase ARIH2, translating into MSVDMNSQGSDSNEDYDPNCEDEDEEDDDEDPGDIEDYYVGVANDVEQQGADSFDPEEYLFTCLTYRESESALNEQMASMASTLKVSHSVAKLILVHFHWQVTEILERHKLNSSQLLVEARVQPSPLKHAAAHSSHHCAVCMQFVRKENLLSLPCQHLFCRSCWEQHCTVLVKDGAGVGISCMAQECLLRIPEDFVFPLLANEELKEKYKRYLFRDYVESHYQLQLCPGADCPMVIQVQEPKARRVQCNRCSEVFCFRCRQMYHAPTDCATIRKWLTKCADDSETANYISAHTKDCPKCNICIEKNGGCNHMQCSKCKHDFCWMCLGDWKTHGSEYYECSRYKENPDIVNQSQQAQAREALKKYLFYFERWENHNKSLQLEAQTYQQIQEKIQERVMNNLGTWIDWQYLQNAAKLLAKCRYTLQYTYPYAYYMESGPRKKLFEYQQAQLEAEIENLSWKVERADSYDRGDLENQMHIAEQRRRTLLKDFHDT; encoded by the exons ATGTCTGTAGACATGAACAGTCAAGGATCAGATAGCAATGAGGACTATGACCCAAATTGTGAAGATGAGGATGAAGAGGACGACGACGAAGACCCCGGAGACATTGAGGATTATTATGTTGGGGTTGCAAATGATGTTGAGCAACAAGGGGCGGACTCGTTTGATCCAGAGGAATATCTTTTTACGTGTCTCACTTACCGGGAATCGGAGAGTGCTCTGAATGAGCAAATGGCAAGCATGGCTTCAACGCTAAAG GTTTCTCACTCTGTGGCTAAACTCATATTAGTTCACTTTCATTGGCAAGTCACAGAAATATTAGAAAG ACATAAACTGAATTCTTCGCAATTACTCGTTGAAGCCAGAGTTCAGCCTTCACCATTAAAACAT GCCGCGGCGCATTCCTCCCATCACTGTGCGGTTTGTATGCAGTTTGTCCGGAAAGAGAACCTGCTATCTCTCCCCTGTCAGCATCTGTTCTGCCGCAGCTGTTGGGAGCAGCACTGCACCGTTCTAGTGAAAGACGGGGCCGGCGTCG GGATCTCCTGCATGGCCCAGGAATGCTTACTGCGGATTCCAGAGGATTTTGTGTTTCCTTTACTAGCCAACGAGGAGCTAAAAGAGAAATACAAGCGCTATCTCTTCAGGGATTACGTAGAG AGTCACTATCAGTTGCAGCTGTGTCCCGGCGCAGACTGTCCGATGGTCATACAAGTCCAGGAGCCGAAAGCCCGGCGTGTGCAGTGCAACCGATGCAGCGAGGTTTTCTG CTTCCGGTGCCGTCAGATGTACCACGCTCCTACAGACTGCGCCACCATTCGGAAATGGCTAACAAAATGCGCAGACGACTCGGAGACTGCAAACTACATCAGTGCTCACACTAAAGAC TGTCCCAAGTGCAATATTTGCATTGAAAAAAACGGAGGATGCAATCACATG CAATGCTCGAAATGCAAGCACG ATTTCTGCTGGATGTGTCTCGGCGACTGGAAGACCCACGGCAGCGAGTATTACGAATGCAGCAGATACAAGGAGAACCCGGATATTGTCAACCAGAGTCAGCAGGCGCAGGCACGAGAGGCACTCAAGAAATACCTCTTCTACTTTGAGAGG TGGGAGAACCATAACAAGAGCCTGCAGCTGGAGGCGCAGACCTACCAGCAGATCCAGGAGAAGATCCAGGAGAGAGTGATGAACAACCTCGGGACTTGGATCGACTGGCAGTACCTGCAGAATGCTGCCAAGCTGCTTGCGAAG TGTAGATACACGCTGCAATACACATATCCCTACGCTTACTACATGGAGTCGGGCCCTCGGAAGAAGCTA tttgagTATCAGCAGGCCCAGCTGGAGGCTGAGATTGAGAACCTTTCTTGGAAGGTTGAGAGGGCAGACAGCTATGACAGAGGG GATCTGGAGAATCAGATGCATATAGCAGAGCAGCGCCGGAGGACGTTGCTAAAGGACTTTCACGACACATAA